In the genome of Campylobacter concisus, the window ACAAGGTTGTTGGACTTCAGCTTGGTGCTGATGATTATTTGCCAAAACCATACGATCCAAAAGAGATGTATGCTCGTATCACAAGTCTTATAAGAAGATATAAAAAGACAAATGAAGTACAAGAAGAGGTCGTTGATAGCGCATTTAGGATCGATGATAAACGTCACGAAATTTACTTTAACAATGAGCCGTTAGCGCTTACTCCAGCTGAGTATGAAATTTTAACTTATCTCATTAAGCAACACAGCTTTTCAGTATCACGTGAACAGTTAGTTTACAACTGCAAAAGCCTAAAAGATAAAGATTCAAAGAGCTTAGATGTTATTATCGGACGCCTTAGATCAAAAATCGGTGATAGCTCAAAAGCCCCAAAACATATATTTTCAGTAAGAGGCATAGGATATAAGCTTATCGGATGAAATATTCCATAACTACGAAGATAACTATTATCTTTGCCATAGCTTTCTCGCTGATGTGCTTGCTCTTTGTAACTTTTGCAAACATTCAGCAAGAAAGCGCTTTAGAAAAACTAAAGGATAGACAAATAAGTGCGATGAACTACCTTGTCGCACTCTATGAACGTGGAAATCCCCCAAGAGATTTAGAACATTATTTTAAAAATTTTTATTTAGAGTATGTTGGAAATAAAAATTTAGCCACTTCAATAGCTACAAATGGGACTATTGTTTTTACACAGCACACGCCTCTTGGAGTGGTGCAATCGGTTAATTATAAAGGCGATTTGTATTTGCTTATTAAAAACCCATCTTTTCAGCTACTTCTTGAAAGTAACGACGCAAGACACGTAAATGATCCGCTTTGGGTCGCATTTTTGATAGTTTCAGCCCTTCTCATCTCACTTTATGTTTCTGTTCTTAGAAGTCTCTCGCCGCTTAGAAGGCTTAGTAAAGACATTAGGAAATTTGCCAGTGGAAATATGGAAATGGCGATGACGGCTAGGCTAAATGAAAACGAGCAAGACGAGATCGGACAAGTCGCTGTTGAGTTTGATAATGCTGTTTGCAAGATCAGAGAGCTCATCCGCTCAAGGCAGCTATTTTTGCGCGCGATCATGCATGAGCTAAAGACTCCGATTGGCAAGGGCAGGATCGTCTCTGAAATGGTCGCAAATGAGACCCAAAAGATGAGGCTCATAAACGTTTTCGAGCGCCTTGAGAT includes:
- a CDS encoding DNA-binding response regulator; this translates as MVNVLMIEDDPEFAQILSEYLDSFNIKVTNFEDPYLGLSAGIKNYDLLILDLTLPGIDGLEVCKEIRQKYDIPIIISSARSDISDKVVGLQLGADDYLPKPYDPKEMYARITSLIRRYKKTNEVQEEVVDSAFRIDDKRHEIYFNNEPLALTPAEYEILTYLIKQHSFSVSREQLVYNCKSLKDKDSKSLDVIIGRLRSKIGDSSKAPKHIFSVRGIGYKLIG
- a CDS encoding histidine kinase, with the translated sequence MKYSITTKITIIFAIAFSLMCLLFVTFANIQQESALEKLKDRQISAMNYLVALYERGNPPRDLEHYFKNFYLEYVGNKNLATSIATNGTIVFTQHTPLGVVQSVNYKGDLYLLIKNPSFQLLLESNDARHVNDPLWVAFLIVSALLISLYVSVLRSLSPLRRLSKDIRKFASGNMEMAMTARLNENEQDEIGQVAVEFDNAVCKIRELIRSRQLFLRAIMHELKTPIGKGRIVSEMVANETQKMRLINVFERLEMLINEFSKVEQLLSKSYALNYQECHFSLILEQVQDMLMLDKFEERVSCDIRDDVILRVDFQLFSLAIKNLIDNALKYAEDKKAILICDSEFIAVKNLGKKLNHPIDYYKQAFVRGDKVSAGSGMGLGLYIIEQICQMQKFELAYDYEDGYHVFKILLRSKAKRV